The Mytilus galloprovincialis chromosome 2, xbMytGall1.hap1.1, whole genome shotgun sequence genome has a window encoding:
- the LOC143063105 gene encoding uncharacterized protein LOC143063105 isoform X1 — translation MLLLYLNTVLLLVQESLAVELNLNTSTSGYYNVNLNFFRWLQSAPTYFIVDGTRYNLSDKSLYSNASYGGNGVDEFGFYQSIRYRYYVGKTIIDCSINTYDTGNHIVFEQKFVTGVTNSRPQSCSGDLQCYQQTTGTFPSFYLKKGQVKNLGYLNFGGSMLGTSGVQTGQWDTTTANLTDGMGGGPIAIFDEMGNTVIISPLDNFMSSSFWHEDHPGGRINFGVMGGAKSIPANYRQRFILLASSSTNQAFQDLGKALRKVSGAAPKKEFYRQNDVTLKYLGYWTDNGAYYYYNTEANKTYEQTMKDVFDYAQREKIPYRYLQLDSWWYYKGFGKGVKEWTARPEVFPHGIQSVQQYTRWPIGAHNKYWSVDNVYAKQNGGKYNFVMSPIVAVPNDTSFWYDLMKNATSWGLKMYEQDWLNVETLFSHDLAEDLSLGERWLTEMGNAAEFNNITIQYCMSLPRHGLMSTKIPVVTQARASEDYHVQEDQWKIGVSSMFAYALGLAPSKDTFWTSTIQNGNPKYPKKQELWPALQTVVATLSMGPVGPGDMIGATNKDLLMRCCNMEGLILKPSRPATAMDLQIIKAAFPDFNGPDGQLWTSLSEIYGDKTTQFGILLAANMSKPYKLRAYQTEFPYQFYDSIVFPYNKPEAAIPFNGKYPLNLNGCTSDQFCLFYLSPIIIVGQHTIAIYGEHDKFVPMSPQRVTDIIYTEDDMVLQLVGVPSEKVVVSYLLDGMQKNVTTVFSTSRTAHISLVLGKTKHVTIAHQRPFTGSFNGFGKRGV, via the exons ATGTTGTTACTTTATCTAAATACCGTTCTATTGTTGGTACAAGAATCGTTAGCAGTCGAAT TAAATCTTAATACATCAACTAGTGGGTATTACAATGTCAACTTAAATTTTTTCCGATGGCTTCAAAGTGCTCCTACATATTTCATCGTGGATGGGACACGGTACAACTTAAGCGATAAATCGTTATATAGCAACGCAAGCTATGGTGGGAATGGTGTCGACGAATTTGGATTCTATCAATCAATCAGATATCGATACTATGTCGGAAAGACGATAATCGATTGTTCTATAAATACCTACGATACTGGAAATCATATTGTGTTTGAGCAG AAATTTGTAACTGGTGTTACGAACTCGAGGCCACAGTCATGTTCTGGAGATTTGCAATGTTATCAACAAACGACAGGAACCTTTCCATCATTCTATTTAAAGAAAGGTCAAGTGAAAAACCTTGGTTACTTGAACTTTGGAGGAAGCATGCTTGGTACCAGTGGAGTACAAACGGGACA ATGGGATACGACAACAGCAAATCTAACAGATGGAATGGGAGGCGGACCGATTGCCatctttgatgaaatgggaaATACAGTGATCATATCACCGTTGGATAATTTTATGAGTTCATCGTTCTGGCATGAAGACCATCCTGGAGGACGTATCAATTTCGGTGTTATGGGTGGGGCTAAATCCATTCCAGCCAATTACAGACAACGATTTATATTACTTGCTTCGAGTTCTACcaatcag GCATTCCAAGACCTTGGCAAAGCCCTAAGGAAAGTGTCTGGTGCTGCACCCAAGAAAGAATTCTATCGTCAAAATGATGTTACCCTGAAATATTTAGGTTATTGGACTGACAATG gtGCTTACTACTATTACAACACAGAAGCCAATAAAACATACGAACAAACAATGAAAGACGTATTTGATTACGCACAACGTGAAAAGATACCATACAG ATATCTTCAGTTAGATTCCTGGTGGTATTACAAAGGATTTGGAAAGGGTGTAAAAGAATGGACAGCCAGACCTGAGGTCTTCCCTCATGGAATTCA ATCTGTTCAACAGTATACAAGATGGCCAATTGGAGCACATAATAAGTATTG GTCAGTTGATAATGTGTACGCAAAACAGAATGGAGGAAAATATAATTTTGTGATGTCCCCCATAGTGGCCGTTCCTAACGATACT AGTTTTTGgtatgatttgatgaaaaatgcTACCAGCTGGGGTCTCAAAATGTATGAACAG gATTGGCTGAACGTTGAGACATTATTTTCGCATGACTTGGCGGAAGATCTATCTTTGGGAGAACGATGGTTGACAGAAATGGGAAACGCAGCAGAATTCAATAATATAACTATCCAGTACTGTATGTCCTTGCCTCGACATGGATTGATGAGCACTAAAATTCCTGTAGTTACACAG GCACGTGCTAGTGAAGACTATCATGTTCAAGAAGATCAGTGGAAAATAGGTGTATCATCTATGTTTGCGTATGCACTAGGTTTGGCTCCATCAAAAGATACCTTCTGGACATCAACTATACAGAACGGAAACCCAAAATATCCAA AGAAGCAAGAACTATGGCCTGCTTTACAAACCGTAGTTGCTACATTGAGCATGGGTCCAGTTGGTCCGGGTGATATGATTGGAGCTaccaacaaagatcttttaatgAG ATGCTGTAACATGGAAGGTTTAATACTGAAGCCATCTAGGCCAGCAACGGCCATGGATCTTCAAATTATAAAg GCAGCATTTCCAGACTTTAATGGCCCAGACGGTCAACTTTGGACATCCTTATCAGAGATATATGGTGACAAAACTACTCAATTTGGTATACTATTAGCTGCTAATATGTCTAAACCGTACAAACTCAGAGCATACCAAACAGAATTCCCGTATCAA TTTTATGACAGTATAGTGTTTCCTTACAACAAACCAGAGGCTGCAATACCTTTCAATGGTAAATACCCACTCAATCTCAATGGATGCACTAGTGATCAATTCTGTTTGTTTTACTTATCACCAATAATAATTGT AGGACAACATACCATTGCGATATATGGTGAACATGACAAATTTGTTCCAATGTCTCCACAACGAGTAACAGATATCATATATACCGAGGACGATATGGTTCTCCAATTGGTTGGTGTACCATCCGAGAAGGTTGTCGTATCGTATCTGTTGGACGGCATGCAGAAAAATGTCACTACAGTTTTCAGTACTTCTCGAACTGCTCACATCAGCCTCGTTTTAGGAAAGACTAAACATGTGACAATTGCACACCAAAGGCCATTCACAGGATCGTTTAATGGATTTGGAAAGAGGGGAGTATGA
- the LOC143063105 gene encoding uncharacterized protein LOC143063105 isoform X2, with protein MLSKFGVFLFLVKLCSSINLNLNTSTSGYYNVNLNFFRWLQSAPTYFIVDGTRYNLSDKSLYSNASYGGNGVDEFGFYQSIRYRYYVGKTIIDCSINTYDTGNHIVFEQKFVTGVTNSRPQSCSGDLQCYQQTTGTFPSFYLKKGQVKNLGYLNFGGSMLGTSGVQTGQWDTTTANLTDGMGGGPIAIFDEMGNTVIISPLDNFMSSSFWHEDHPGGRINFGVMGGAKSIPANYRQRFILLASSSTNQAFQDLGKALRKVSGAAPKKEFYRQNDVTLKYLGYWTDNGAYYYYNTEANKTYEQTMKDVFDYAQREKIPYRYLQLDSWWYYKGFGKGVKEWTARPEVFPHGIQSVQQYTRWPIGAHNKYWSVDNVYAKQNGGKYNFVMSPIVAVPNDTSFWYDLMKNATSWGLKMYEQDWLNVETLFSHDLAEDLSLGERWLTEMGNAAEFNNITIQYCMSLPRHGLMSTKIPVVTQARASEDYHVQEDQWKIGVSSMFAYALGLAPSKDTFWTSTIQNGNPKYPKKQELWPALQTVVATLSMGPVGPGDMIGATNKDLLMRCCNMEGLILKPSRPATAMDLQIIKAAFPDFNGPDGQLWTSLSEIYGDKTTQFGILLAANMSKPYKLRAYQTEFPYQFYDSIVFPYNKPEAAIPFNGKYPLNLNGCTSDQFCLFYLSPIIIVGQHTIAIYGEHDKFVPMSPQRVTDIIYTEDDMVLQLVGVPSEKVVVSYLLDGMQKNVTTVFSTSRTAHISLVLGKTKHVTIAHQRPFTGSFNGFGKRGV; from the exons TAAATCTTAATACATCAACTAGTGGGTATTACAATGTCAACTTAAATTTTTTCCGATGGCTTCAAAGTGCTCCTACATATTTCATCGTGGATGGGACACGGTACAACTTAAGCGATAAATCGTTATATAGCAACGCAAGCTATGGTGGGAATGGTGTCGACGAATTTGGATTCTATCAATCAATCAGATATCGATACTATGTCGGAAAGACGATAATCGATTGTTCTATAAATACCTACGATACTGGAAATCATATTGTGTTTGAGCAG AAATTTGTAACTGGTGTTACGAACTCGAGGCCACAGTCATGTTCTGGAGATTTGCAATGTTATCAACAAACGACAGGAACCTTTCCATCATTCTATTTAAAGAAAGGTCAAGTGAAAAACCTTGGTTACTTGAACTTTGGAGGAAGCATGCTTGGTACCAGTGGAGTACAAACGGGACA ATGGGATACGACAACAGCAAATCTAACAGATGGAATGGGAGGCGGACCGATTGCCatctttgatgaaatgggaaATACAGTGATCATATCACCGTTGGATAATTTTATGAGTTCATCGTTCTGGCATGAAGACCATCCTGGAGGACGTATCAATTTCGGTGTTATGGGTGGGGCTAAATCCATTCCAGCCAATTACAGACAACGATTTATATTACTTGCTTCGAGTTCTACcaatcag GCATTCCAAGACCTTGGCAAAGCCCTAAGGAAAGTGTCTGGTGCTGCACCCAAGAAAGAATTCTATCGTCAAAATGATGTTACCCTGAAATATTTAGGTTATTGGACTGACAATG gtGCTTACTACTATTACAACACAGAAGCCAATAAAACATACGAACAAACAATGAAAGACGTATTTGATTACGCACAACGTGAAAAGATACCATACAG ATATCTTCAGTTAGATTCCTGGTGGTATTACAAAGGATTTGGAAAGGGTGTAAAAGAATGGACAGCCAGACCTGAGGTCTTCCCTCATGGAATTCA ATCTGTTCAACAGTATACAAGATGGCCAATTGGAGCACATAATAAGTATTG GTCAGTTGATAATGTGTACGCAAAACAGAATGGAGGAAAATATAATTTTGTGATGTCCCCCATAGTGGCCGTTCCTAACGATACT AGTTTTTGgtatgatttgatgaaaaatgcTACCAGCTGGGGTCTCAAAATGTATGAACAG gATTGGCTGAACGTTGAGACATTATTTTCGCATGACTTGGCGGAAGATCTATCTTTGGGAGAACGATGGTTGACAGAAATGGGAAACGCAGCAGAATTCAATAATATAACTATCCAGTACTGTATGTCCTTGCCTCGACATGGATTGATGAGCACTAAAATTCCTGTAGTTACACAG GCACGTGCTAGTGAAGACTATCATGTTCAAGAAGATCAGTGGAAAATAGGTGTATCATCTATGTTTGCGTATGCACTAGGTTTGGCTCCATCAAAAGATACCTTCTGGACATCAACTATACAGAACGGAAACCCAAAATATCCAA AGAAGCAAGAACTATGGCCTGCTTTACAAACCGTAGTTGCTACATTGAGCATGGGTCCAGTTGGTCCGGGTGATATGATTGGAGCTaccaacaaagatcttttaatgAG ATGCTGTAACATGGAAGGTTTAATACTGAAGCCATCTAGGCCAGCAACGGCCATGGATCTTCAAATTATAAAg GCAGCATTTCCAGACTTTAATGGCCCAGACGGTCAACTTTGGACATCCTTATCAGAGATATATGGTGACAAAACTACTCAATTTGGTATACTATTAGCTGCTAATATGTCTAAACCGTACAAACTCAGAGCATACCAAACAGAATTCCCGTATCAA TTTTATGACAGTATAGTGTTTCCTTACAACAAACCAGAGGCTGCAATACCTTTCAATGGTAAATACCCACTCAATCTCAATGGATGCACTAGTGATCAATTCTGTTTGTTTTACTTATCACCAATAATAATTGT AGGACAACATACCATTGCGATATATGGTGAACATGACAAATTTGTTCCAATGTCTCCACAACGAGTAACAGATATCATATATACCGAGGACGATATGGTTCTCCAATTGGTTGGTGTACCATCCGAGAAGGTTGTCGTATCGTATCTGTTGGACGGCATGCAGAAAAATGTCACTACAGTTTTCAGTACTTCTCGAACTGCTCACATCAGCCTCGTTTTAGGAAAGACTAAACATGTGACAATTGCACACCAAAGGCCATTCACAGGATCGTTTAATGGATTTGGAAAGAGGGGAGTATGA